The Nesterenkonia xinjiangensis genome contains a region encoding:
- the madL gene encoding malonate transporter subunit MadL, whose protein sequence is MVLYGVAALALCMLVGMLVGEALGVVVGVEANVGGVGFAMIMLVLVTDKLRRSGKFPPASEQGVLFWSAMYIPIVIAMASTQNVVEALAGGPMAILAGLGALAAGAALVPVLSRVGERAEPLPPLTEAEKQEV, encoded by the coding sequence ATGGTCCTCTATGGAGTGGCAGCGCTGGCGCTGTGCATGCTGGTCGGCATGCTCGTCGGTGAGGCGCTCGGCGTCGTCGTCGGCGTCGAGGCGAACGTCGGCGGAGTCGGCTTCGCCATGATCATGCTGGTGCTGGTCACCGACAAGCTGCGGCGCAGCGGGAAGTTCCCGCCCGCCTCCGAACAGGGGGTGCTGTTCTGGTCCGCGATGTACATCCCCATCGTCATCGCCATGGCATCCACGCAGAACGTGGTCGAGGCCCTGGCCGGCGGTCCGATGGCCATCCTCGCTGGGCTGGGGGCGCTCGCGGCCGGTGCGGCCCTCGTGCCGGTGCTCTCCAGGGTCGGGGAGCGGGCCGAGCCATTGCCCCCGCTCACCGAGGCCGAGAAGCAGGAGGTCTGA
- a CDS encoding electron transfer flavoprotein subunit beta/FixA family protein, producing MPESAAGTPLHIITLVKWVPDSQLERRFTEERRIDRSEGILSELDEYPLEAALQIKEAADREVRVSALTVGPAGAATAAKKALQIGADDAFLLSDDSLVGADLAGTSTALAAAIEHVRADGDTDGEHLVITGMASEDGESGAVPAQLAERLGLNLVTQATALSLEEGRLVVTRASATEQQRLAAALPAVVSVTDQANDPRYPNFKAIMAAKKKPLTSWSLADVGLGAAAVASKATVLTTDARPPRTAGEIITDEGDAGLKIVEFLAKERVL from the coding sequence ATGCCTGAATCGGCAGCTGGAACCCCCCTGCACATCATCACCCTGGTCAAATGGGTGCCGGACTCCCAGCTGGAGCGACGGTTCACCGAAGAGCGGCGCATCGACCGCTCCGAAGGCATCCTGAGCGAACTGGACGAGTACCCGCTCGAGGCTGCTCTGCAGATCAAGGAGGCCGCCGACCGCGAGGTGCGGGTCTCCGCCCTGACCGTGGGCCCCGCCGGGGCGGCCACCGCGGCCAAGAAGGCGCTGCAGATCGGTGCCGACGACGCCTTCCTGCTCAGCGACGACTCCCTGGTGGGCGCTGACCTCGCAGGCACCTCCACCGCGCTGGCGGCAGCGATCGAACACGTGCGTGCCGACGGAGACACCGACGGCGAGCACCTGGTCATCACCGGCATGGCCTCCGAGGACGGCGAGTCCGGGGCCGTGCCGGCCCAGCTGGCGGAGCGGCTCGGTCTGAACCTGGTCACACAGGCCACCGCCCTCTCGCTCGAGGAGGGTCGCCTGGTGGTCACTCGCGCCTCTGCCACAGAGCAGCAGCGTCTGGCGGCGGCGCTGCCGGCCGTCGTCTCGGTCACCGATCAGGCCAATGACCCCCGATACCCCAATTTCAAGGCCATCATGGCGGCCAAGAAGAAGCCGCTGACCTCGTGGAGCCTGGCCGACGTCGGCCTCGGCGCCGCGGCGGTGGCCTCGAAGGCTACCGTGCTGACCACCGATGCGCGCCCGCCCCGCACCGCCGGGGAGATCATCACCGATGAGGGCGACGCGGGCCTCAAGATCGTGGAATTCCTGGCGAAGGAGCGTGTGCTGTGA
- a CDS encoding acyl-CoA dehydrogenase family protein has protein sequence MFPGFYEEIHEEFREVVREFVTREVTPHYRRWDAEHIMDRGVWEAAAENGLLGLAVGEDHGGMGLEDYRFRMVIDEELARADALGLALALHLHDDWVLPALRGFGSAAQQQTWLPRFMDASFIASVAFTEPGAGSDLRGVRTKAVREGEDWVLNGQKTFIGNGISGDGALVLARTDGSDVKQRGGRGSFSLFLVEKEGNPGYQVGNQLDKMGLKASDTAELFFSDVRVPVANLIGEEGQGLQIAKAILPQGRLAVATSAAVVAAAVLDQTMTYVQERRTFDRPVAEYQNTRFRLAELQVSLEVTQRYVAAAVERFDAGELDVVAASKAKMWATERAKEIIDECLQLHGGYGYILEYPVAQAYLAVRLMTIFGGTSEILRETVASDLLR, from the coding sequence ATGTTCCCCGGCTTCTACGAGGAGATCCACGAGGAGTTCCGTGAGGTGGTGCGTGAGTTCGTCACCCGTGAAGTGACCCCGCACTATCGGCGCTGGGACGCCGAGCACATCATGGACCGAGGCGTCTGGGAGGCGGCCGCGGAGAACGGTCTGCTCGGCCTGGCCGTGGGGGAGGACCACGGCGGAATGGGGCTGGAGGACTACCGGTTCCGCATGGTCATCGATGAGGAGCTCGCCCGCGCCGACGCTCTTGGCCTAGCCCTGGCGCTGCACCTCCACGACGACTGGGTGCTGCCGGCGCTGCGGGGCTTCGGCAGCGCCGCGCAGCAGCAGACCTGGCTGCCGAGGTTCATGGACGCCTCCTTCATCGCCTCGGTGGCGTTCACCGAACCCGGCGCCGGCTCCGACCTCCGCGGAGTCCGGACCAAGGCCGTCCGGGAGGGCGAGGATTGGGTGCTCAACGGGCAGAAGACCTTCATCGGCAACGGTATCTCCGGCGACGGCGCGCTGGTGCTCGCCCGCACCGACGGCTCCGACGTCAAGCAGCGTGGTGGCAGGGGATCCTTCAGCCTGTTCCTCGTGGAGAAGGAGGGCAACCCCGGCTACCAGGTGGGCAATCAGCTCGACAAGATGGGGTTGAAGGCCTCCGACACCGCCGAGCTGTTCTTCTCGGATGTGCGCGTCCCTGTGGCGAACCTCATCGGTGAGGAGGGCCAGGGCCTGCAGATCGCCAAGGCGATCCTGCCCCAGGGCAGGCTGGCCGTGGCGACCTCGGCCGCCGTCGTCGCCGCCGCGGTGCTGGACCAGACGATGACCTACGTCCAGGAGCGCAGGACCTTCGACCGCCCCGTGGCCGAGTACCAGAACACCAGGTTCCGGCTCGCTGAGCTGCAGGTCTCCCTGGAGGTCACCCAGCGCTACGTGGCCGCCGCGGTGGAGCGGTTCGACGCCGGAGAGCTCGACGTCGTCGCCGCCTCCAAGGCGAAGATGTGGGCCACCGAGCGCGCCAAGGAGATCATCGACGAGTGCCTGCAGCTGCACGGCGGCTACGGCTACATCCTCGAGTATCCGGTGGCGCAGGCCTATCTGGCGGTGCGGCTGATGACGATCTTCGGCGGCACCTCGGAGATCCTCCGCGAGACGGTGGCCTCCGACCTGTTGCGCTGA
- a CDS encoding HpcH/HpaI aldolase/citrate lyase family protein: MPRTATAQPPFPLGPALLFCPGSRPDRFGKAADRADAVIVDLEDAVTPAEKAAARAAVVAALTGGTDAVPALDPALTMVRINSRAPQDRDADLAALVETPVRHVVAPKADDVDLLDRIAATLPEVGIIPQIEGPVGVLNALRIASHPAVEALFWGPEDMIAGLGGTTSRKPDGTYREVIRHIRHSVLVAAGAAGVPAVDAIHTDFRDTKRVAVEAEDACASGFIAKACIHPNQVEPVRRAYTPAAEAVEWAKALLAVFRHQAGAHDDGTPVTEPHAVGAFTFRGEMVDAAVVLQARRIMSRYDATRVRQPGE, encoded by the coding sequence ATGCCGCGCACCGCCACCGCGCAGCCCCCGTTCCCGCTGGGACCCGCCCTGCTGTTCTGCCCCGGCAGCCGGCCCGACCGATTCGGCAAGGCTGCCGATCGCGCCGATGCCGTCATCGTGGACCTCGAAGACGCCGTCACCCCCGCGGAGAAGGCCGCGGCCCGCGCCGCCGTCGTCGCCGCGCTGACCGGCGGCACAGACGCCGTCCCCGCCCTGGACCCCGCGCTGACCATGGTCCGGATCAACTCCCGCGCCCCGCAGGACCGCGACGCCGACCTCGCGGCCCTCGTGGAGACGCCGGTGCGCCACGTCGTCGCGCCCAAGGCCGACGACGTCGACTTGCTGGACCGCATCGCGGCCACGCTTCCCGAGGTGGGGATCATCCCGCAGATCGAGGGTCCCGTCGGAGTGCTCAACGCACTGCGCATCGCCTCCCACCCGGCTGTGGAGGCTCTGTTCTGGGGGCCCGAGGACATGATCGCCGGGCTCGGCGGCACCACCTCCCGGAAGCCGGACGGCACCTACCGTGAAGTCATCCGCCACATCCGCCACAGCGTGCTGGTGGCCGCGGGCGCCGCTGGGGTTCCGGCGGTGGACGCCATCCACACCGACTTCAGGGACACCAAGCGGGTGGCCGTCGAGGCGGAGGACGCCTGCGCGAGCGGCTTCATCGCCAAAGCCTGCATCCACCCGAACCAGGTGGAGCCCGTGCGCCGCGCCTACACCCCGGCGGCCGAGGCGGTGGAGTGGGCCAAGGCTCTGCTGGCGGTGTTCCGTCACCAAGCCGGCGCCCACGACGACGGCACTCCGGTGACCGAGCCGCACGCGGTGGGCGCCTTCACCTTCCGCGGGGAGATGGTCGACGCCGCCGTGGTGCTCCAGGCCCGCCGGATCATGTCCCGCTACGACGCCACCCGCGTGCGCCAGCCCGGAGAATGA
- a CDS encoding ABC-ATPase domain-containing protein, giving the protein MSDRSTLARTLNSLDGRGYAGYKQLRGAHDLSADDLDADDLAGVRLVVDHVQVDPYAPPSLMRVQVDRRTAALPEDLLEDARGRTAVADFLTRRIAEAVKRLSPTQPGDGSIGIGRPGQQVIERTSVVIGEHDVEARLHVALPASGRRIRGRAAARLLTETLPRIVESTLRHEALEAEALREHVALHRDQQQLRHQLAEVGLVAFVGDGAVLPRRSGDSDLPLAASDAVPFRSPESLRVSFTLPSGRQVTGMGIPEGITVIIGGGYHGKSTLLRAIERGVHPHLGGDGREWVVTRPDTVAIRAEDGRAVTGVDISPFIGALPSGTDTRRFSTTNASGSTSQAAALVEAVEAQADALLIDEDTSATNFMIRDDRMRRLIPAEQEPITPFVDRIRPLHAERGVSTILVAGGSGAFFDVADHVIALDSYVPRDVTDQARALADPGAGAAEDAVFAPTAPRVPAPDSPRGGREPGTGGRGGRPKPARARGRAVVQQGKQDIDLSAVSQLVDPLQTSALAHALDRASELADGRRSVAEIVEELIRRMDADGLDALSPHGGHPGAMARPRRHEFHAALNRHRGLRLV; this is encoded by the coding sequence ATGTCCGACCGCAGCACCCTCGCCCGCACCCTGAACTCCCTCGACGGACGCGGCTACGCCGGCTACAAGCAGCTGCGCGGCGCCCACGACCTCAGCGCGGACGATCTGGACGCCGATGATCTGGCCGGCGTCCGGCTGGTGGTGGACCACGTCCAGGTGGATCCCTACGCACCGCCGTCGCTGATGCGCGTGCAGGTGGATCGGAGGACCGCAGCGCTGCCGGAGGACCTCCTCGAGGACGCGCGAGGCCGCACCGCCGTCGCCGACTTCCTCACCCGCCGGATCGCCGAGGCCGTGAAGCGGCTCTCCCCTACCCAGCCTGGAGACGGGTCGATCGGCATCGGCCGGCCCGGACAGCAGGTGATCGAGCGGACCAGCGTGGTGATCGGCGAGCACGACGTCGAGGCGCGCCTGCACGTGGCGCTGCCCGCCTCCGGACGGCGCATCCGTGGGCGGGCGGCGGCCCGGCTGCTCACCGAGACCCTGCCGCGGATCGTGGAGTCCACGCTGCGGCATGAGGCTCTCGAGGCCGAGGCCCTGCGGGAGCATGTGGCCCTGCACCGGGACCAGCAGCAGCTGCGCCACCAGCTTGCCGAGGTCGGATTGGTGGCCTTCGTCGGCGACGGAGCCGTGCTGCCGCGACGCTCCGGCGACTCTGACCTCCCGCTGGCGGCATCCGACGCCGTGCCGTTCCGCTCGCCCGAGTCGCTGCGGGTGAGCTTCACCCTGCCCAGCGGCCGACAGGTCACCGGGATGGGCATCCCAGAGGGAATCACCGTGATCATCGGCGGCGGGTACCACGGGAAGTCGACCCTGTTGCGCGCGATCGAGCGGGGCGTGCACCCGCACCTGGGCGGCGACGGACGAGAATGGGTGGTCACCCGACCCGACACGGTCGCGATCCGGGCAGAGGACGGTCGAGCGGTGACGGGGGTGGACATCTCTCCGTTCATCGGGGCGCTGCCCTCAGGAACCGACACCCGCCGGTTCTCCACCACCAACGCCTCCGGCTCCACCTCGCAGGCCGCCGCCCTGGTCGAGGCGGTCGAGGCGCAGGCCGATGCGCTGCTGATCGATGAGGACACCTCGGCGACGAACTTCATGATCCGCGACGACCGGATGCGCCGGCTCATCCCTGCTGAGCAGGAGCCGATCACCCCGTTCGTGGACCGCATCCGCCCGCTGCATGCGGAGCGCGGCGTGTCCACGATCCTGGTGGCCGGCGGGTCCGGGGCCTTCTTCGACGTCGCGGACCACGTGATCGCCCTGGACTCCTATGTGCCCCGTGACGTCACCGATCAGGCCCGGGCGCTGGCCGACCCGGGGGCGGGAGCCGCCGAGGACGCCGTGTTCGCACCTACGGCACCGCGCGTGCCGGCGCCGGACTCGCCCCGGGGAGGCCGTGAGCCGGGCACAGGAGGTCGGGGCGGGCGCCCGAAGCCGGCGCGAGCACGCGGACGAGCGGTGGTCCAGCAGGGGAAGCAGGACATCGATCTCTCGGCGGTCTCCCAGCTGGTGGACCCCCTGCAGACCTCGGCTCTGGCCCACGCGCTGGACCGGGCGTCCGAGCTGGCCGACGGACGGCGCAGCGTGGCCGAGATCGTCGAGGAGCTGATCCGCCGGATGGACGCTGACGGCCTGGACGCGCTGTCCCCGCATGGCGGGCATCCCGGCGCGATGGCCCGGCCGCGGCGACATGAGTTCCACGCCGCGCTGAACCGGCACCGGGGCCTGCGGCTGGTCTGA
- a CDS encoding NAD(P)-dependent alcohol dehydrogenase: MSMPLATPSSPQSIPEGRNPAAVLHGVHDVRIEERAVPSPAPHEVLVEIGAVGICGSDVHYYEHGRIGDFVLTSPMVIGHESAGRVVGVGDDVDPARLDQLVALEPGIPCKGCGECREGRYNLCPEVKFFATPPVDGSIARYVTLDAQFAHPAPEILDAEQAAMAEPVSVGVWACRKAGVSVGDRVLITGAGPVGLFAAQAARAFGARSVTLTDLNEHRLAIADDLGFQTVPGGAEIPGEHDVLFECSGAAPAFAAGVRSLARAGRAVVIGMGAQTLPLEVFALQGRELSISGVFRYANCYPAALELISSGGVDVRPVITHRFRLDETEEALTLAGRDPQALKAVVAP; the protein is encoded by the coding sequence ATGTCCATGCCCCTCGCCACGCCATCCTCCCCGCAGAGCATCCCGGAGGGGCGGAATCCCGCCGCCGTCCTGCACGGCGTCCATGACGTGCGGATCGAGGAGCGCGCCGTCCCGAGCCCGGCGCCCCACGAGGTACTGGTGGAGATCGGCGCCGTCGGGATCTGCGGCTCCGACGTCCACTACTACGAGCACGGTCGCATCGGAGACTTCGTGCTCACCAGCCCCATGGTGATCGGGCATGAGTCGGCCGGTCGGGTGGTCGGAGTCGGCGACGACGTCGACCCGGCGCGTCTCGATCAGCTCGTCGCACTGGAGCCCGGGATCCCCTGCAAGGGCTGCGGCGAGTGCCGCGAGGGCCGGTACAACCTCTGCCCCGAGGTGAAGTTCTTCGCTACTCCGCCGGTGGACGGATCCATCGCCCGATATGTCACCCTCGATGCCCAGTTCGCCCACCCGGCACCGGAGATCCTCGACGCGGAGCAGGCCGCGATGGCTGAGCCCGTCTCCGTGGGAGTCTGGGCCTGCCGCAAGGCCGGTGTCAGCGTCGGAGACAGGGTGCTGATCACCGGCGCCGGACCGGTGGGGCTCTTCGCCGCGCAGGCCGCCCGCGCCTTCGGAGCGCGCAGCGTCACGCTCACGGATCTCAACGAGCACCGCCTCGCCATCGCCGACGATCTCGGCTTCCAGACCGTCCCCGGCGGCGCCGAGATCCCCGGCGAGCATGACGTCCTCTTCGAATGCTCCGGCGCGGCCCCGGCCTTCGCCGCCGGCGTGCGCTCCCTGGCGCGCGCCGGTCGTGCCGTGGTGATCGGCATGGGCGCGCAGACCCTCCCGCTGGAGGTCTTCGCACTGCAGGGCCGTGAGCTGAGCATCAGCGGCGTCTTCCGGTATGCCAACTGCTACCCCGCGGCCCTGGAGCTCATCTCCAGCGGCGGCGTCGACGTCCGTCCGGTCATCACCCATCGATTCCGCCTCGACGAGACCGAGGAGGCGCTGACGCTGGCCGGACGCGACCCGCAGGCGCTCAAGGCCGTCGTCGCGCCCTGA
- the madM gene encoding malonate transporter subunit MadM: MDLIVSVFERNDLLVAFVVIGGLMMVSGWLSKTMTRGRLQGSAIAIMLGLVLAWWGGSVTGGEAGMADIAIFSGLGLMGGAMLRDFAIVSTAYGVDLQEIKRAGLAGALSIILGVLVSFAVGAAVAAAFGYTDPESMATIGSGAATYIVGPVTGTAVGASSDVIALSVAAGLVKAVVVMVGTPLIAPFIGLNNPKSAMAYGGLMGTTSGVAGGLAATDKRLVPYGAMTATFYTGVGCLLGPSVLYVVLRAIAG; the protein is encoded by the coding sequence ATGGATCTGATCGTCTCCGTCTTCGAGCGCAACGACCTTCTGGTGGCCTTCGTGGTCATCGGCGGGCTCATGATGGTCTCCGGCTGGCTGTCGAAGACCATGACCCGTGGGCGTCTGCAGGGCAGCGCGATCGCGATCATGCTGGGGCTGGTGCTGGCCTGGTGGGGAGGCTCCGTCACCGGCGGCGAGGCCGGGATGGCCGACATCGCCATCTTCAGCGGGCTCGGGCTGATGGGTGGGGCGATGCTGCGGGATTTCGCCATCGTCTCTACCGCCTATGGGGTGGACCTCCAGGAGATCAAGCGTGCAGGACTGGCCGGGGCGCTCTCCATCATCCTGGGCGTGCTGGTCTCGTTCGCGGTCGGGGCCGCTGTCGCCGCGGCCTTCGGCTATACAGACCCGGAGTCCATGGCGACCATCGGCTCCGGAGCGGCGACCTACATCGTCGGACCGGTGACCGGCACGGCCGTGGGCGCCAGCTCGGACGTCATCGCGCTCTCTGTGGCGGCCGGGCTGGTCAAGGCCGTGGTGGTCATGGTCGGCACGCCGTTGATCGCACCGTTCATCGGGCTGAACAACCCCAAGTCGGCGATGGCCTACGGCGGGCTGATGGGCACGACCTCCGGGGTGGCCGGTGGGCTGGCCGCCACCGACAAGCGGCTGGTGCCCTATGGGGCGATGACCGCCACCTTCTACACGGGTGTGGGGTGTCTGCTCGGCCCTTCTGTGCTGTACGTGGTGCTGCGGGCGATCGCCGGCTGA
- a CDS encoding AMP-binding protein yields MARHDGWLLADLFRILRRRRGDAHPEPEAPPLDQLIAACEVLMSDIGEASLRAVAARGLQAYRQLDDAARLVFFTHVVEAHGADDDAVRAAYQQWEQAVGQDRQQALTQLFDVVEPARQQLLRRMNHAPDATRALVDMRADLRRLLPAHPELRPLDHDFRHLLVSWFNRGFLRMEEITWDSPKELHQHLLRFEKVHPMADRAELRRRLQPRDRRCYAFFHPATGEVPLIFVEVALVDGIPRRVGPLLDSGPALNPARADTAALYSINNALEGLAGISFGSFLIKQVIEQVNQQLPHLEQFVTLSPIPGFRRWLESQDDPELLKLAIDLAAAVEESPLAEVSGEDGAEAALRERLLPALTRYITEERRADGRPVDPVARFHLGNGAAAWQLHWPAHDSAAALAQSYGAMITYRYEPDELERRHEDFVRHRRVAVDGPLAELADATRPDTTRPEATRPDDPRGPASMADAFTPIHRSFEAQAARQPDKVLFHLPDGGTLTYAETEHTVRRIAARLLADGVEPGDRVAAQVEKSPEALALYLAVLRVGGIFLPLNTAYTGKEMDYFLGDAEPRVLVCSPERQQEHAARTGGGDRAGEVALVIETLGAGGEGTLLSSETTADESFQPDADTPASILYTSGTTGRSKGAVLTHGNLASNCQALLEAWRYTDQDRLIHALPIFHIHGLFVAANMTLVAGASMHWLPTFDAEAILDLMPTSTVLMGVPTFYTRLLKSDRLTPQTCAAMRLFVSGSAPLLAADHEAFEAATGHAILERYGMTETGMNTTNPYDGARKPGTVGRPFPGVQIRITERETGAEVPDGEVGLVEVRGPNVFAEYWRMPEKTASEFREDGFFITGDLGRIDEDGYLCIVGRDKDLVISGGYNIYPKEIEELIDAVDGVAESAVIGVPHSDFGETVVAVVVPQPGSSPEPQGILAAISDDLARFKQPRAVEIVDALPRNVMGKVQKAELRKRYAELFTA; encoded by the coding sequence ATGGCACGGCACGACGGCTGGCTGCTCGCGGACCTTTTCCGCATCCTGCGACGCCGCCGCGGCGACGCTCACCCCGAACCCGAGGCTCCACCGCTGGACCAGCTCATCGCCGCCTGCGAGGTGCTGATGAGCGACATCGGCGAGGCCTCGCTGCGCGCCGTCGCCGCCCGTGGGCTGCAGGCCTATCGCCAGCTCGACGACGCCGCCCGGCTCGTCTTCTTCACCCACGTGGTGGAGGCCCACGGGGCCGACGACGACGCCGTCCGCGCCGCCTATCAGCAGTGGGAGCAGGCCGTGGGGCAGGACCGCCAGCAGGCGCTGACCCAGCTGTTCGACGTCGTCGAACCGGCCCGGCAGCAGCTGCTGCGTCGGATGAACCACGCTCCGGACGCCACCCGCGCGCTGGTGGACATGCGTGCCGATCTGCGCCGGCTGCTGCCCGCCCATCCCGAGCTGCGTCCGCTGGACCACGACTTCCGCCATCTGCTGGTCTCCTGGTTCAATCGGGGCTTCCTGCGCATGGAGGAGATCACCTGGGATTCCCCCAAGGAGCTCCACCAGCACCTGCTGCGCTTCGAGAAGGTCCACCCGATGGCTGACCGCGCCGAGCTGCGACGCCGCCTGCAGCCCCGGGATCGCCGCTGCTACGCGTTCTTCCACCCCGCCACCGGGGAGGTGCCGCTGATCTTCGTGGAGGTCGCCCTGGTGGACGGCATCCCTCGTCGTGTGGGGCCGCTGCTGGACTCCGGTCCGGCGCTGAACCCGGCCAGGGCCGACACTGCGGCGCTGTACTCGATCAACAATGCGCTGGAGGGGCTGGCCGGGATCTCCTTCGGCAGCTTCCTCATCAAGCAGGTCATCGAACAGGTCAATCAGCAGCTGCCGCACCTGGAGCAGTTCGTGACGCTCTCGCCGATCCCGGGATTCCGCCGCTGGCTGGAGTCCCAGGACGACCCGGAGCTGCTGAAGCTGGCCATCGATCTGGCCGCGGCGGTCGAGGAGAGCCCGCTTGCGGAGGTTTCGGGCGAGGACGGCGCAGAGGCCGCACTGCGCGAGCGACTGCTGCCGGCCCTGACTCGGTACATCACCGAGGAGCGTCGTGCGGACGGCAGACCGGTGGACCCGGTGGCCCGGTTCCACCTGGGCAACGGTGCGGCGGCCTGGCAGCTGCACTGGCCTGCCCACGATTCGGCCGCCGCCCTCGCCCAGTCCTACGGAGCGATGATCACCTACCGCTATGAGCCCGATGAGTTGGAGCGGCGCCACGAGGACTTCGTGCGCCACCGTCGCGTGGCGGTGGACGGTCCGCTCGCCGAGCTCGCCGACGCCACCCGCCCAGACACGACTCGCCCCGAGGCCACCCGCCCAGACGACCCGAGAGGACCTGCCTCCATGGCCGACGCCTTCACCCCGATCCACCGCTCCTTCGAGGCCCAGGCGGCCCGCCAGCCGGACAAGGTGCTCTTCCACCTGCCCGACGGCGGCACCCTCACCTATGCGGAGACCGAGCACACGGTGCGGCGCATCGCGGCCCGGCTGCTCGCTGACGGCGTCGAGCCCGGTGACCGCGTCGCCGCCCAGGTGGAGAAGTCTCCGGAAGCGCTGGCCCTGTACCTGGCCGTCCTGCGCGTCGGCGGGATCTTCCTGCCGCTGAACACCGCCTACACCGGCAAGGAGATGGACTACTTCCTCGGTGACGCCGAGCCCCGCGTGCTGGTCTGCTCCCCGGAGCGCCAGCAGGAACATGCCGCCCGGACCGGCGGGGGAGACCGTGCGGGGGAGGTCGCGCTGGTGATCGAGACCCTCGGCGCCGGCGGGGAGGGCACGCTGCTCTCCTCGGAGACCACCGCTGATGAGTCCTTCCAGCCTGACGCCGACACGCCCGCCTCGATCCTCTACACCTCAGGCACCACGGGCCGCTCCAAGGGTGCGGTGCTGACTCACGGCAACCTGGCCTCCAACTGCCAGGCGCTGCTGGAGGCATGGCGGTACACCGATCAGGACAGGCTCATCCACGCTCTGCCGATCTTCCACATCCATGGGCTCTTCGTGGCCGCCAACATGACGCTGGTGGCGGGAGCCTCCATGCACTGGCTGCCGACGTTCGACGCCGAGGCGATCCTTGACCTGATGCCCACCTCCACGGTGCTGATGGGGGTCCCGACCTTCTACACACGGCTGCTGAAGTCGGACCGGCTCACTCCCCAGACCTGCGCCGCGATGCGACTCTTCGTCTCCGGCTCGGCGCCGCTGCTGGCCGCGGACCACGAGGCATTCGAAGCCGCCACCGGTCACGCCATCCTGGAGCGCTACGGGATGACCGAGACGGGCATGAACACGACCAACCCCTACGACGGCGCCCGCAAGCCCGGCACCGTGGGCCGTCCCTTCCCCGGAGTCCAGATCCGCATCACCGAGCGGGAGACCGGCGCCGAGGTCCCGGACGGAGAGGTCGGCCTGGTGGAGGTCCGTGGCCCCAACGTGTTCGCCGAGTACTGGCGGATGCCGGAGAAGACCGCCTCCGAGTTCCGCGAGGACGGCTTCTTCATCACCGGGGACCTCGGGCGCATCGACGAGGACGGGTACCTGTGCATCGTGGGCCGGGACAAGGACCTGGTGATCTCCGGAGGCTACAACATCTACCCCAAGGAGATCGAGGAACTCATCGACGCCGTCGACGGAGTCGCCGAGTCGGCGGTGATCGGCGTGCCCCACTCTGACTTCGGGGAGACCGTGGTGGCCGTCGTCGTGCCCCAGCCCGGGAGCTCCCCCGAGCCGCAGGGGATCCTCGCCGCGATCAGCGATGATCTGGCGCGGTTCAAGCAGCCGCGGGCCGTCGAGATCGTCGACGCCCTGCCGCGCAATGTGATGGGCAAGGTGCAGAAGGCCGAGCTGCGGAAGCGGTACGCGGAGCTCTTCACCGCCTGA
- a CDS encoding GntR family transcriptional regulator encodes MNVIRATPEGSDNLDDGGAMVRIPESQRVRDALENAIVEGLHRPGERLDPTRLEQEFGCSRTPVREALQALERSGLVQIRPKQGTYVTELSISELAERFEVMAELEGMAARLSSRRIEQDALEALDAAVQECEKHALAGDADGYYYANARFHGIVYDSCGNEYLRQQAHALKRALQPYRRLQLRVPDRMRRSLAEHRRIAEAVRAGDAETAEDAARDHVLVQVREFSQLVRTWRHLSASPE; translated from the coding sequence ATGAACGTGATCCGCGCCACACCCGAGGGTTCGGATAATCTGGACGACGGAGGTGCCATGGTCCGGATCCCCGAATCACAGCGTGTGCGCGATGCCCTGGAGAACGCGATCGTCGAAGGACTCCACCGTCCCGGCGAGCGCCTCGACCCGACGCGCCTGGAGCAGGAGTTCGGCTGCTCGCGCACGCCGGTCCGCGAGGCGCTGCAGGCCCTGGAACGTTCCGGCCTGGTGCAGATCCGCCCCAAGCAAGGCACCTATGTCACCGAGCTGAGCATCTCCGAACTCGCCGAGCGATTCGAGGTGATGGCCGAGCTGGAGGGCATGGCCGCACGGCTCTCCTCGCGACGGATCGAGCAGGATGCCCTCGAGGCCCTCGATGCGGCTGTCCAGGAATGCGAGAAGCACGCCCTGGCCGGCGACGCCGACGGCTACTACTACGCCAACGCCCGCTTCCACGGGATCGTCTACGACTCCTGCGGCAACGAGTACCTGCGCCAGCAGGCCCATGCCCTCAAACGGGCCCTGCAGCCCTATCGGCGCCTCCAGCTGCGCGTCCCGGACCGCATGCGTCGCTCGCTGGCCGAGCATCGGCGCATCGCCGAGGCCGTGCGCGCCGGCGATGCCGAGACCGCGGAGGACGCCGCCCGGGACCATGTCCTGGTGCAGGTCAGAGAGTTCAGCCAGCTGGTGCGGACCTGGCGGCACCTCAGCGCCTCCCCGGAGTGA